Proteins encoded together in one Marinithermus hydrothermalis DSM 14884 window:
- a CDS encoding bifunctional enoyl-CoA hydratase/phosphate acetyltransferase: MEKLEFKEIQPLTSISAVLDLARLIARVKGPKRVAVAAAEEAHVIEAVNEARIEGLVHPILFGNPDRIRRVAAELGVRVQNLEIRPAKNPVEAAALATQAVSRGEADILMKGLVHSSDFLRAALNKEWGLRTGRLLSHVFVYEAKGYDRLLFMSDGAMNINPDLRTKIQIVENAVTLAHVLGIRTPRVALLAAVEVVNPEMETAVEDAIIAKMADRGQIKGAIIDGPLALDNAVSEEAARIKGIHSPVAGKADILIVDNIDVGNVFYKSLVYFGRIRGGGMIMGAKAPLVLTSRADPEEIKFLSLALSVVAAERLPYAQS, from the coding sequence ATGGAAAAGCTCGAGTTTAAAGAGATCCAGCCGCTCACCAGCATCAGCGCCGTGCTCGACCTGGCGCGGCTCATCGCTCGAGTCAAGGGTCCCAAGCGCGTCGCCGTCGCCGCGGCGGAGGAAGCACACGTCATCGAGGCGGTCAACGAGGCTCGCATCGAGGGCTTGGTGCACCCCATACTCTTCGGAAACCCCGACCGCATCCGCCGGGTCGCCGCTGAACTGGGCGTGCGCGTGCAGAACCTGGAGATCCGCCCGGCGAAAAACCCGGTGGAGGCCGCGGCGCTCGCCACGCAAGCGGTCTCACGAGGTGAGGCAGACATCCTGATGAAGGGCCTGGTGCACTCCTCGGACTTTTTGCGCGCCGCCCTGAACAAGGAGTGGGGGCTCCGCACGGGCCGGCTCCTCTCCCATGTCTTCGTTTATGAAGCCAAGGGGTACGACCGGCTCCTCTTCATGTCCGACGGGGCGATGAACATCAACCCCGACCTGCGGACCAAGATCCAGATCGTGGAGAACGCGGTTACGCTCGCGCACGTGCTGGGCATCCGCACCCCCAGGGTGGCGCTGCTCGCCGCGGTAGAGGTGGTGAACCCCGAGATGGAAACCGCGGTGGAGGACGCGATCATCGCGAAGATGGCCGATCGCGGACAGATCAAAGGAGCGATCATCGACGGTCCGCTCGCGCTCGACAACGCCGTCAGCGAGGAAGCCGCTCGCATCAAAGGCATCCACAGCCCCGTCGCCGGCAAGGCCGATATCCTGATCGTGGACAACATTGACGTGGGGAACGTCTTCTACAAATCCCTGGTCTACTTCGGACGGATCCGCGGAGGCGGCATGATCATGGGCGCCAAGGCCCCGCTGGTGCTCACGAGCCGGGCCGACCCCGAGGAGATCAAGTTCCTCTCCCTGGCCCTCAGCGTGGTCGCCGCGGAACGCCTACCGTACGCACAATCCTAA
- the mutL gene encoding DNA mismatch repair endonuclease MutL — translation MIRRLPPELVREIAAGEVVTAPVDVVKELVENALDAGATRIEVELWAGGIEKIVVTDNGAGIPKAELPLALERHATSKLEDLSRIRTLGFRGEGLFAIRASARLRLTSRPADQLGGATVEAEGEAVTLVEHPAPPGTRVEVTRLFAHLPARRAALESPAAEGKKIVAYLTRVLLHRPYLRLRLAMDGEEKWVFAGGEALEAARFIWGPVTANRLLPVRMVQEGLRLEGLISRPELVRPRRDRLHLAVNGRPVEWPEGLLRAVVRAYRELLPAGQYPVGVLNLELPPEAVLVNTTPAKDRVRLLEPERVAEFVERAVSETLAAHPLARPLPELRPVEGVRPARGHRFPRLRYLGRFRDLYLIAEAEDELWVVDQHAAHERILFEELCRRYREEPPVELAHPELVPLTPEEEARYAERSAELTRAGLVLEPFGSRRYRVRSVPAFLAAHPELVAEVVKGALGPAGFEKAWRAVLGRLACLPAIRAGHPLAQASAQALLDQLAACETPWVCPHGRPTALVLSELELARRFGRRGQRAVPFREVEEEA, via the coding sequence ATGATCCGGCGGTTGCCCCCCGAGCTGGTGCGTGAGATCGCGGCCGGCGAGGTCGTGACCGCGCCGGTGGACGTGGTGAAGGAGCTGGTGGAGAACGCTCTCGACGCGGGCGCGACGCGCATCGAGGTTGAGCTGTGGGCGGGAGGGATCGAGAAGATCGTGGTGACGGACAACGGCGCGGGGATTCCTAAGGCGGAGCTGCCCCTCGCCCTCGAGCGCCACGCGACCAGCAAGCTCGAGGACCTCTCCCGGATCCGCACCCTGGGGTTTCGCGGGGAGGGGTTGTTCGCGATTCGCGCCTCGGCGCGCCTACGCCTTACGAGCCGACCGGCGGACCAGCTGGGCGGGGCGACCGTTGAGGCCGAGGGGGAAGCGGTCACCCTCGTGGAGCACCCCGCGCCTCCAGGCACCCGCGTGGAGGTCACCCGGCTCTTTGCGCACCTGCCCGCCCGGCGCGCGGCCCTGGAGAGCCCGGCGGCCGAAGGGAAAAAGATCGTGGCCTACCTGACGCGGGTGTTGCTGCACCGACCGTACCTCCGGTTGCGGCTCGCGATGGACGGGGAGGAGAAGTGGGTCTTCGCGGGGGGGGAGGCTTTGGAGGCCGCGCGCTTCATCTGGGGGCCGGTGACCGCGAACCGGTTGTTGCCCGTGCGGATGGTGCAGGAGGGGTTGCGCCTGGAGGGCTTGATCTCCCGGCCGGAACTGGTGCGTCCCCGGCGCGACCGGTTGCACCTCGCGGTGAACGGACGACCGGTGGAGTGGCCGGAGGGCCTCCTTAGGGCTGTGGTGCGCGCGTACCGCGAACTGCTCCCGGCCGGGCAGTATCCCGTGGGCGTGCTGAACCTCGAGCTGCCCCCGGAGGCGGTGCTGGTGAACACCACCCCGGCCAAGGACCGGGTACGCCTCCTCGAGCCCGAGCGCGTGGCGGAGTTTGTGGAGCGCGCGGTGAGCGAGACGCTCGCCGCGCACCCCTTGGCGCGCCCTTTGCCCGAGTTGCGCCCGGTGGAGGGGGTGCGCCCGGCGCGGGGGCATCGGTTCCCTCGGTTACGGTACCTGGGGCGGTTTCGCGACCTGTACCTGATCGCCGAGGCGGAGGATGAGCTTTGGGTGGTGGACCAGCACGCCGCGCACGAGCGCATTCTGTTCGAGGAGTTGTGCCGCCGGTACCGGGAGGAGCCGCCTGTGGAGCTCGCGCACCCGGAGCTCGTGCCCCTCACCCCGGAGGAGGAGGCGCGCTACGCCGAGCGTAGCGCGGAGCTCACGCGGGCGGGGCTGGTCCTCGAGCCGTTCGGGAGCAGGCGGTACCGGGTGCGGAGCGTGCCCGCGTTCTTAGCGGCGCACCCGGAGCTGGTCGCGGAGGTGGTCAAGGGGGCGCTGGGCCCTGCGGGGTTCGAGAAGGCGTGGCGCGCGGTGTTGGGGCGGCTCGCGTGCCTCCCGGCGATCCGGGCGGGGCATCCCCTGGCCCAGGCCTCGGCGCAGGCGCTCCTGGACCAGCTCGCGGCGTGCGAGACCCCGTGGGTGTGCCCGCACGGTCGCCCCACCGCCCTGGTGTTGAGCGAGCTCGAGCTCGCGCGTCGTTTTGGGCGGCGAGGGCAGCGGGCGGTGCCCTTCCGCGAGGTGGAGGAGGAGGCCTGA
- the mutS gene encoding DNA mismatch repair protein MutS has product MGSMTLKGEGKGPLPPLLQQYVELRDQYPEYLLLFQVGDFYECFGEDAERLARALGLVLTHKTSKDFTTPMAGIPVRSADTYIERLLAQGVRVALADQVEDPQAAEGLVRREVTQLITPGTVTEENLLRPDANYLAALATGDGYGLALIDVSTGEFRGTHLYSRTALYDELVRYRPAEVLLAPELYEHPEFGEELRRRFPVMLAQARFDVEEARRTLTAHFGVPPQGVDTPALLRAAGAVLAYALETQQGRLAQVTRFLRYDPGAYMQLDGVALATLEVFEAQFGGGEERTLFGVLNQTRTAPGRRLLREWLRHPLLDRNLIEARLEAVEAFVRDAVLRRAVRRALYKVHDLERLAGRLASHRASARDLAALARSLRLVPALRAELEGCEEDALLALAERLDGMAEVRERIEAALVEDPPQKLTEGGLIKDGYDAELDRLRGAAEAGRAWIAALEAKERERTGIPTLKVGFNGVFGYYLEVTRPYYAQVPEDYRAVQTLKDRQRYTRPDLREKEREILRAEEAARKREYAVFSELREALVPYAERVRDLAAALAELDVYAALAEVAAQYNYTRPRFSEDGVFRVRQGRHAVVERHGAFIPNDLELSPQQRLVILTGPNMSGKSTYLRQNALIVLLAQIGSFVPAEEAVLPVVDRIYTRIGAADDIAGGRSTFMVEMEELARILQGATERSLVLLDEVGRGTSTYDGLSLAWAAAEYLHDTVRAYTLFATHYFELTALPQRLPAARNFHVAAKEEAGGLVFYHQVLPGPASKSYGLEVARLAGVPPEVVTRAQQLLAGLEARGGDAAAEVVEALLSVDLSRLSPLEALMLLHRIQERLRGVAVNEG; this is encoded by the coding sequence ATGGGAAGCATGACGCTGAAGGGCGAGGGTAAAGGGCCCCTGCCACCGCTTTTGCAGCAGTACGTGGAGCTGCGCGACCAGTACCCTGAGTACCTGCTGCTCTTTCAAGTGGGGGATTTCTACGAGTGTTTTGGGGAGGACGCGGAGCGCCTCGCCCGGGCGTTGGGCCTCGTGCTCACGCATAAAACCTCGAAGGACTTCACCACGCCCATGGCGGGGATTCCCGTCCGGAGCGCGGACACCTATATCGAACGCCTCCTGGCCCAAGGGGTGCGCGTCGCGCTCGCGGATCAGGTGGAGGACCCCCAGGCGGCCGAGGGGCTCGTGCGCCGGGAGGTGACCCAGCTCATCACGCCGGGCACGGTGACCGAAGAGAACCTGTTGCGTCCCGACGCGAACTACCTGGCGGCCCTCGCGACCGGGGACGGGTACGGCCTGGCCTTGATCGACGTCAGCACCGGCGAGTTCCGCGGCACGCACCTCTACAGCCGCACCGCGCTCTACGACGAGCTCGTGCGCTACCGTCCCGCAGAGGTGCTGCTCGCCCCGGAGCTTTACGAGCACCCCGAGTTCGGCGAGGAACTCCGCCGCCGCTTCCCGGTGATGCTCGCTCAGGCCCGCTTCGACGTGGAGGAAGCCCGGCGCACCCTCACCGCGCACTTCGGGGTACCGCCCCAGGGGGTAGACACTCCCGCCTTGCTGCGCGCCGCGGGCGCGGTCCTCGCGTACGCCCTCGAGACCCAACAGGGACGGCTGGCGCAGGTCACGCGGTTTCTGCGGTACGATCCCGGCGCGTACATGCAGCTCGACGGGGTGGCCCTCGCTACCCTCGAGGTCTTCGAGGCCCAGTTCGGGGGAGGGGAGGAACGCACGCTGTTCGGGGTCCTGAACCAGACCCGCACCGCGCCGGGACGGCGGTTGCTGCGGGAGTGGTTGCGCCACCCGCTGCTGGACCGGAACCTGATCGAGGCGCGGCTCGAGGCGGTCGAGGCCTTCGTGCGGGATGCGGTGCTGCGCCGCGCGGTGCGCCGCGCGCTTTACAAGGTGCACGACCTCGAGCGGCTCGCTGGCCGTCTGGCGAGCCACCGGGCGAGCGCTCGGGACCTCGCGGCCCTCGCGCGAAGCCTCCGGCTCGTGCCCGCACTGCGCGCGGAGCTCGAGGGGTGCGAGGAGGACGCTCTTCTCGCTCTGGCCGAGCGCCTGGACGGAATGGCCGAGGTGCGCGAGCGCATCGAGGCTGCACTGGTGGAGGACCCGCCGCAAAAACTCACGGAGGGCGGCCTGATTAAGGACGGGTACGACGCCGAGCTGGACCGCTTGCGCGGTGCGGCCGAGGCTGGACGGGCGTGGATCGCGGCGCTCGAGGCCAAGGAACGGGAGCGCACCGGAATCCCCACGTTGAAGGTGGGGTTCAACGGGGTGTTCGGGTACTACCTCGAGGTCACCCGGCCCTACTACGCTCAGGTCCCCGAGGATTACCGCGCCGTCCAGACCTTGAAGGACCGTCAGCGCTACACCCGGCCGGACCTGCGCGAGAAGGAACGCGAGATCCTGCGGGCGGAGGAGGCCGCGCGTAAGCGTGAGTACGCGGTCTTCAGCGAGCTTAGGGAGGCGCTTGTGCCGTACGCGGAGCGGGTGCGGGACCTTGCGGCGGCCCTTGCGGAGCTGGACGTGTACGCGGCGTTGGCCGAGGTCGCCGCCCAGTACAACTACACCCGGCCGCGCTTCAGCGAGGACGGCGTGTTCCGCGTGCGTCAGGGGCGGCACGCGGTCGTCGAGCGGCACGGGGCCTTCATCCCGAACGATCTGGAGCTCTCCCCCCAGCAGCGTCTCGTGATCCTTACCGGCCCCAACATGAGCGGGAAGTCCACGTACCTCCGCCAGAACGCTCTGATCGTGCTGCTCGCTCAGATCGGGAGTTTCGTGCCGGCGGAGGAGGCGGTGCTGCCCGTGGTGGACCGGATCTACACGCGGATCGGCGCGGCGGACGACATCGCGGGGGGGCGCAGCACCTTCATGGTGGAGATGGAGGAACTGGCCCGCATCCTGCAGGGCGCGACGGAGCGCAGCCTGGTGCTTTTGGACGAGGTGGGGCGCGGTACGAGCACCTACGACGGCCTTTCCCTCGCCTGGGCGGCCGCGGAGTACCTGCACGACACGGTGCGGGCCTACACGCTCTTCGCCACGCACTACTTCGAGCTCACCGCCTTGCCCCAAAGACTCCCGGCCGCGCGCAACTTTCACGTGGCGGCTAAGGAGGAGGCGGGCGGGCTGGTGTTTTACCACCAGGTGCTGCCCGGGCCGGCCTCCAAGAGCTACGGCCTCGAGGTCGCGCGCCTCGCGGGCGTGCCGCCAGAGGTGGTGACGCGCGCCCAGCAGCTCCTCGCGGGCCTCGAGGCCCGGGGAGGGGACGCGGCGGCTGAGGTGGTGGAGGCGCTCCTTTCCGTGGATCTTTCCCGCCTCTCACCCCTGGAGGCCTTAATGCTCTTGCACCGAATTCAGGAGCGGTTACGTGGAGTGGCGGTGAACGAAGGATGA
- a CDS encoding SufE family protein, with amino-acid sequence MDVRTDPRLERCTPKLREIIQMFAQSPKMLKTELLLDFAKRMPRLPEGVEVPLERVHECQTPFFVHAEVRDGRVALYFDAPKEAPTVRAFAGMLAEGLGGATPEEVLDTPEDFYVPMGLSEVVSPLRLRGLEAVLRRIKRQVLERTGRA; translated from the coding sequence ATGGACGTGCGTACGGACCCGCGCCTGGAGCGCTGCACCCCCAAGCTTCGCGAGATCATCCAGATGTTCGCCCAAAGCCCCAAGATGCTTAAAACCGAGCTTCTGCTGGACTTCGCCAAGCGCATGCCCCGCCTGCCCGAAGGGGTGGAGGTGCCGCTCGAGCGCGTTCACGAGTGCCAGACACCGTTCTTCGTGCACGCGGAGGTCCGCGACGGACGGGTCGCCCTGTACTTTGACGCCCCCAAGGAAGCGCCCACGGTGCGGGCGTTCGCCGGCATGCTCGCCGAAGGCCTAGGCGGTGCTACGCCCGAGGAGGTCCTGGACACCCCGGAGGACTTCTACGTACCCATGGGCCTGAGCGAGGTCGTGAGCCCCTTGCGGCTCCGCGGCCTCGAGGCCGTGCTGCGACGCATCAAGCGCCAGGTTCTGGAACGCACGGGCCGCGCATAA
- a CDS encoding 2'-5' RNA ligase family protein, whose product MYGVLAWPPKDLCRFFKELQAVHGVSGYGPPHLNLRQPFQWEWGEEALARAVEGILRGHHAFRVRLGGWRTFSSGVVYLRAYGGTPFKRLYHALEPLAPPEKEIEGPSYIPHLTLALGLDGKAAEALAARLPLPKRKSFLLREVALVRDDDGRLVEVARFSLDPA is encoded by the coding sequence GTGTACGGTGTGCTTGCGTGGCCTCCAAAGGACCTGTGCCGCTTTTTTAAGGAACTGCAAGCGGTGCACGGGGTTTCCGGTTACGGGCCACCCCACCTGAACCTACGGCAGCCCTTTCAGTGGGAATGGGGAGAAGAGGCATTGGCGCGTGCGGTGGAGGGCATCCTGCGGGGGCACCACGCCTTCCGGGTGCGGCTTGGGGGGTGGCGTACTTTCAGCAGCGGCGTCGTGTACCTACGCGCGTACGGCGGCACGCCCTTCAAGCGCCTGTACCACGCGCTAGAGCCCCTCGCACCGCCGGAGAAGGAGATCGAAGGCCCCAGCTACATCCCGCACCTGACCCTGGCGTTGGGGTTGGACGGAAAGGCAGCGGAGGCGCTCGCCGCGCGCCTACCGCTTCCGAAGCGGAAGTCCTTCCTGCTGCGCGAGGTGGCGCTGGTGCGGGACGATGACGGGCGGCTGGTCGAGGTCGCCCGCTTCTCCCTCGACCCTGCCTAG
- a CDS encoding aspartate kinase: MALIVQKYGGTSVGDLDRIHKVAQRIQHYREKGYALIVVVSAMGRTTDELIALARRVNPRPHPRELDLLTTTGEQTSVALLALQLQAMGIPARGFVQHQIGIRTDGRYANARITEVNPHRILEAVREGKVAVVAGFMGTTPEGELTTLGRGGSDTTAVAIAAAVGAKACEIYTDTEGVYTTDPHLIPEANKLPRIGYDQMLEMAALGAQVLHPRAVWYAKRYGVVLHVRSSFSYNPGTIVAEEGMKLDRPVTGVALDLNHAQIGLIGIPDRPGVAAKVFEALGSRGIAVDMIIQGVPGHDPSRQQMAFTVPKDSAEEALEALEDVLAELGGEAVLNPNIAKVSIVGVALASTPGIPSRMFEAVASVGANIEMIATSEVRISVIIPAEYAEAAVRAVHAAFELDRLDVAAEGAE, from the coding sequence ATGGCGCTGATCGTGCAGAAATACGGCGGCACCTCGGTGGGGGATCTGGACCGGATCCACAAGGTGGCCCAGCGGATTCAGCACTACCGGGAGAAGGGGTATGCGCTCATCGTGGTGGTCTCCGCGATGGGGCGAACCACCGACGAGCTGATCGCCCTCGCGCGGCGGGTTAACCCTCGTCCCCACCCTCGCGAGCTGGACCTCCTCACCACCACCGGGGAGCAGACCTCGGTCGCGCTCTTGGCCCTGCAACTCCAGGCCATGGGCATCCCCGCCCGGGGGTTCGTGCAGCACCAGATCGGGATCCGCACCGACGGGCGGTACGCCAACGCCCGCATCACCGAGGTGAACCCCCACCGGATCCTCGAAGCGGTCCGGGAGGGGAAGGTCGCGGTCGTGGCCGGTTTCATGGGCACCACGCCCGAGGGCGAGCTCACCACGCTTGGACGCGGCGGTTCCGATACCACCGCGGTCGCGATCGCTGCGGCGGTCGGCGCCAAGGCTTGCGAGATCTACACCGACACCGAAGGGGTGTACACCACCGACCCGCACCTGATCCCCGAGGCGAACAAACTGCCCCGCATCGGGTACGACCAGATGCTGGAGATGGCCGCCCTCGGCGCGCAGGTCCTCCACCCCCGCGCGGTTTGGTACGCCAAGCGGTACGGGGTGGTGCTGCACGTCCGCTCGAGCTTCAGTTACAATCCAGGCACGATCGTTGCGGAGGAAGGCATGAAACTGGATCGTCCCGTTACCGGAGTCGCCCTCGACCTGAACCACGCCCAGATCGGCCTTATCGGGATCCCCGACCGGCCGGGCGTAGCGGCCAAGGTCTTCGAGGCTTTGGGGAGCCGCGGCATCGCGGTGGACATGATCATTCAGGGTGTGCCGGGCCACGACCCCTCCCGCCAGCAGATGGCCTTCACGGTGCCCAAGGATAGCGCGGAGGAGGCCCTCGAGGCGCTCGAGGACGTCCTGGCCGAACTAGGGGGGGAGGCCGTGCTCAACCCCAATATCGCCAAGGTCTCCATCGTGGGGGTGGCCTTGGCCTCCACGCCGGGCATTCCTTCGCGGATGTTCGAAGCGGTCGCCTCGGTCGGCGCGAACATCGAGATGATCGCGACCAGCGAGGTGCGCATCTCGGTGATCATCCCGGCGGAGTACGCGGAGGCCGCGGTGCGCGCGGTGCACGCGGCGTTTGAACTGGACCGTCTCGACGTCGCGGCGGAGGGGGCCGAGTAA
- a CDS encoding GNAT family N-acetyltransferase, with product MRVRTAAPSDIPGVQKVARLAWWDTYQHLLPHPLIAHFLTHAYSTQALERTLACCMDLFVVAETQGAVVGFAHFGPIAPRVAELFRIYVLPAHQGAGAGKALLEAGLSWACARGLARLEVSVLRGNTKGSAFYERHGFTLQQAQRVVVRGEGVPLLRYARLV from the coding sequence ATGCGGGTCCGCACAGCCGCACCAAGCGACATCCCCGGCGTGCAAAAAGTCGCGCGCCTCGCCTGGTGGGATACCTACCAACACCTCCTCCCCCACCCCCTGATCGCGCACTTCCTAACGCACGCCTACAGCACCCAAGCCCTCGAGCGCACCCTAGCGTGCTGCATGGACCTATTCGTGGTAGCGGAGACGCAAGGCGCGGTCGTGGGGTTCGCGCACTTCGGTCCGATCGCGCCTCGGGTGGCCGAGCTCTTCCGGATCTACGTTCTGCCCGCTCACCAAGGGGCTGGGGCCGGCAAGGCCCTGCTCGAGGCTGGGCTTTCCTGGGCCTGCGCGCGCGGCCTGGCGCGCCTGGAGGTCTCCGTCCTGCGCGGCAACACTAAGGGCAGCGCGTTCTACGAACGCCACGGCTTCACCCTCCAACAGGCGCAACGCGTGGTGGTGCGCGGGGAGGGCGTTCCCCTGCTTCGCTACGCGCGCCTCGTATAA
- a CDS encoding homoserine dehydrogenase has protein sequence MEALRVALLGAGTVGSGFVKLLTAHAERLATLGTEVRITGILVRDPAKPRPAWVPTDRLTTEADALLADADVVVEAMGGTGRAQELVLAALEAGLPVITANKALLAEAWDALKPHALEGLLFYEAAVMAGTPVIEPLSGALRGSSLIELHAILNGTTNYILGRMETGATFQEALAEAQAKGYAEADPTLDVAGIDAAHKLAVLARLVADPSFPWEAVRRHTRGIEHLTPAVLRAARGEGKVVRLVASLYAQEGRWHARVRPVKLPQDHPLAQASLSQNALYFKGDAVGAVCIVGGGAGSLVTASGLLGDLYRLLEGYPGHPPLPAPVPAPAIEASRFEEV, from the coding sequence ATGGAAGCGCTCCGCGTAGCCTTGCTCGGCGCCGGAACGGTGGGCAGCGGGTTCGTGAAGCTGCTCACCGCTCACGCCGAACGGCTGGCAACCCTAGGTACGGAGGTGCGCATCACCGGCATTCTGGTGCGCGACCCCGCCAAGCCCCGACCCGCCTGGGTGCCCACCGACCGGCTCACGACCGAGGCCGACGCCCTGCTCGCCGACGCCGACGTCGTGGTGGAAGCGATGGGCGGGACCGGCCGGGCCCAGGAGTTGGTGCTGGCGGCGCTCGAGGCCGGCCTTCCGGTCATCACAGCGAACAAGGCCCTGCTGGCCGAGGCGTGGGACGCACTCAAACCCCATGCCCTCGAGGGGCTGCTCTTCTACGAGGCCGCGGTAATGGCGGGCACGCCCGTGATCGAACCCCTGTCGGGCGCGTTGCGCGGCAGCAGCTTGATCGAGCTGCACGCGATCCTGAACGGCACCACGAACTACATCCTGGGCCGCATGGAGACCGGAGCCACCTTCCAGGAGGCCCTAGCCGAGGCGCAGGCCAAGGGGTACGCCGAGGCCGACCCCACGCTGGACGTCGCGGGCATCGACGCGGCGCACAAACTGGCCGTGCTCGCGCGGCTCGTGGCCGACCCCAGCTTCCCCTGGGAAGCGGTGCGGCGGCACACGCGGGGGATCGAGCACCTCACCCCGGCGGTGCTGCGGGCGGCCCGGGGTGAGGGGAAGGTGGTGCGGCTCGTGGCGAGCCTGTACGCCCAGGAGGGCCGCTGGCACGCGCGGGTGCGTCCGGTCAAGCTGCCGCAGGACCACCCCCTGGCCCAGGCCTCCCTCTCGCAGAACGCGCTGTACTTCAAGGGCGACGCGGTGGGCGCAGTGTGCATCGTGGGCGGCGGGGCGGGCAGCCTGGTCACCGCGAGCGGGCTGCTCGGGGACCTGTACCGCCTGCTGGAAGGGTACCCCGGCCACCCGCCCCTCCCCGCTCCAGTCCCCGCCCCCGCGATCGAAGCTTCAAGGTTCGAGGAGGTTTAG
- the thrC gene encoding threonine synthase, translating into MPRPLIERFRERLPVSERTPIVSLLEGSTPLIPLKGPPEARQRGVQLYAKYEGLNPTGSFKDRGMTLAVSKALEAGAQAVACASTGNTSASAAAYAARAGVRAIVVLPAGYVALGKVAQTLVHGARIVQIEGNFDAALRLVRALSEAYPVALVNSVNPYRLEGQKTLAFEVVEALGEAPEYHALPVGNAGNITAHWMGYSELFTDGVIGKRPRMLGFQAAGAAPIVQGRPVEAPETIASAIRIGNPASWQGALRARDESGGAVEAVTDEEILAAYRYLAAEEGIFCEPASAAALAGVWRWLRAGRIDPGARVVLTLTGHGLKDPGTAERLARLPEPVPATLEAVARAAGLE; encoded by the coding sequence ATGCCCCGACCGTTGATCGAACGCTTCCGTGAACGCCTCCCCGTGAGCGAACGCACCCCGATCGTCTCGCTCCTCGAGGGCTCCACCCCCCTCATCCCCCTCAAGGGTCCCCCTGAGGCCCGTCAGCGCGGCGTGCAGCTTTACGCCAAGTACGAGGGCCTGAACCCCACCGGCTCGTTCAAGGACCGCGGCATGACCCTGGCGGTGAGCAAAGCCCTCGAGGCTGGCGCGCAGGCGGTGGCCTGCGCCTCCACCGGGAACACCTCGGCTTCGGCCGCGGCCTACGCCGCGCGGGCCGGAGTGCGCGCGATCGTGGTGCTGCCCGCGGGGTACGTGGCCCTAGGGAAGGTCGCGCAAACGCTGGTGCACGGCGCGCGGATCGTCCAGATCGAGGGGAATTTTGACGCCGCGCTGCGGCTAGTGCGCGCGCTGAGCGAGGCCTACCCGGTCGCCCTCGTAAACTCGGTGAACCCCTACCGGCTCGAGGGGCAGAAAACCCTGGCCTTCGAGGTGGTTGAGGCGCTGGGGGAGGCCCCCGAGTACCACGCCCTGCCCGTGGGGAACGCGGGCAACATCACCGCGCACTGGATGGGGTACAGCGAGCTCTTCACGGACGGTGTGATCGGAAAGCGCCCCCGGATGCTGGGCTTCCAGGCGGCCGGCGCCGCGCCCATCGTACAGGGTCGGCCCGTCGAGGCCCCTGAGACGATTGCAAGCGCGATTCGCATCGGGAACCCCGCGAGCTGGCAGGGTGCGCTGCGCGCGCGGGACGAGTCCGGCGGCGCGGTCGAGGCCGTGACCGACGAGGAGATTCTGGCCGCCTACCGGTACCTCGCCGCGGAGGAAGGGATCTTCTGCGAGCCCGCCTCGGCCGCAGCCCTCGCGGGGGTGTGGCGCTGGCTGCGCGCGGGCCGGATCGATCCGGGCGCTCGCGTGGTCCTGACCCTCACCGGTCACGGCCTCAAGGACCCCGGCACCGCGGAACGCCTGGCCCGCCTGCCCGAACCGGTGCCCGCGACCCTCGAGGCCGTGGCGCGCGCGGCGGGGCTCGAGTAG